A stretch of Acidobacteriota bacterium DNA encodes these proteins:
- the holA gene encoding DNA polymerase III subunit delta: MARRTRAVPAGTVLEKFRADLEKPWPAGVTLITGEDAWYRDRAERALIRRLCPDADSGGDDSMSTRVIAEGKHEVGQIVSAARSVGMFSPIRVVWVHDAAFLEGEPAPLVEYSERPPDGSYVVIKGGKLDMRRKLHKALTQVGRHYNFAESAPFDSGKLNDIRALAAQHGVEIDREAVSFLSAACLGDMYRVEREIEKMSTWMGDRDVRRITVDDLREVIRGSDLLSGWELADAFADRDLKRALASVRRLASAGEEPIRLVGGLAWRARQMLAARARIAGGMPEARALQDAYGQQKETLRRSIGRYRMEEVLAFPAALSHADRCLKSRSLKGSTVLETLMQTLIEE, encoded by the coding sequence ATGGCGCGACGAACCCGCGCCGTTCCCGCCGGGACGGTTCTCGAGAAGTTTCGCGCCGACCTCGAGAAGCCCTGGCCGGCCGGTGTCACGCTGATCACGGGTGAGGACGCCTGGTATCGAGATCGGGCGGAGCGCGCTCTGATCCGACGACTGTGTCCGGACGCCGACTCCGGTGGCGACGATTCGATGTCGACCCGGGTGATTGCCGAGGGCAAGCACGAAGTCGGTCAGATCGTCTCGGCAGCGCGTAGCGTCGGGATGTTCTCGCCAATTCGCGTGGTGTGGGTCCACGATGCCGCGTTCCTGGAAGGGGAGCCCGCCCCACTCGTCGAGTACAGCGAGCGTCCACCCGATGGGTCTTACGTGGTGATCAAGGGTGGCAAGCTCGACATGCGACGGAAGCTCCACAAGGCTTTGACCCAGGTGGGTCGGCATTACAACTTTGCCGAGAGCGCTCCGTTCGATAGCGGCAAGCTCAACGACATCCGAGCGCTGGCGGCTCAGCACGGCGTAGAGATCGACCGTGAGGCCGTCTCGTTCCTCAGTGCTGCGTGTCTTGGAGACATGTATCGCGTCGAGCGAGAGATCGAGAAGATGTCCACGTGGATGGGGGATCGCGACGTACGCCGTATCACCGTCGACGACCTGCGTGAGGTGATACGAGGGAGCGATCTTCTCAGTGGTTGGGAGTTGGCCGATGCGTTCGCCGACCGCGACCTCAAGCGTGCGCTGGCCTCGGTTCGACGCCTCGCGTCGGCCGGGGAAGAGCCGATCCGACTTGTCGGCGGGCTGGCGTGGCGGGCGCGACAGATGTTGGCCGCCCGCGCCCGGATCGCGGGGGGGATGCCCGAGGCCAGGGCGTTGCAGGATGCCTACGGGCAGCAGAAGGAGACTCTGCGCCGAAGCATCGGGCGGTATCGGATGGAAGAAGTACTGGCGTTTCCGGCGGCTCTGTCTCACGCCGACCGTTGTCTCAAGAGTCGTTCGCTCAAGGGTTCGACGGTCCTCGAGACGCTCATGCAGACGTTGATCGAAGAGTGA
- the guaA gene encoding glutamine-hydrolyzing GMP synthase → MTAHGDEMVLILDFGGQYTQLIARRVRELGVYSEVRRFDDALETGDSTKVVAVILSGGPCSVYDDDAPRPSTRVFELGVPVLGICYGMQWMMHHLGGEVEPAGDREFGPAVVQVGGARSRLFHGLDASQNVWASHADRVLRLADGFEVTAASDAAPFAAVENTDRALYGVQFHPEVVHTQQGKEILHNFLFEIAGCSGEWSLKSFVEQAIEAIREQVGDERVVCGLSGGVDSSVMALLLHRALGDRLTCIFVNNGVLRKGESDQVLTSFRDGYHLDVRYADEADRFLGRLAGLDEPEEKRKAIGETFIEVFESEARELGNIRFLAQGTIYPDRIESASVRGPSATIKTHHNVGGLPERMELELVEPLRDLFKDEVRQLGEVLGLSHEFVWRHPFPGPGLAVRILGEVTAERVALLQAADAIFMDELRESGLYENTA, encoded by the coding sequence GTGACCGCCCACGGCGACGAGATGGTCCTGATTCTGGATTTCGGTGGCCAGTACACCCAGCTGATCGCGCGTCGCGTGCGAGAGCTCGGTGTCTACAGTGAGGTCCGCCGTTTTGACGACGCGTTGGAGACGGGGGATAGCACGAAGGTCGTCGCGGTCATCCTCTCCGGTGGACCCTGTTCGGTCTACGACGACGATGCGCCGAGACCATCGACTCGGGTCTTCGAGCTCGGTGTCCCGGTTCTTGGGATCTGCTACGGAATGCAATGGATGATGCATCACCTGGGCGGAGAGGTGGAGCCGGCAGGGGACCGCGAGTTCGGGCCGGCGGTGGTCCAGGTGGGTGGGGCACGGAGTAGGCTGTTCCACGGCCTCGATGCCAGTCAGAACGTCTGGGCCAGCCACGCCGATCGGGTGCTGCGGCTCGCCGATGGATTTGAGGTGACGGCGGCGTCGGATGCGGCACCGTTTGCCGCCGTCGAAAACACGGATCGGGCGCTCTACGGGGTGCAGTTCCATCCGGAGGTGGTTCACACTCAACAGGGCAAAGAGATTCTGCACAACTTTCTCTTCGAAATCGCCGGTTGCTCCGGCGAGTGGTCCCTCAAGTCCTTCGTCGAGCAGGCGATCGAGGCGATCCGCGAACAGGTCGGCGATGAGCGTGTCGTCTGTGGCCTGTCGGGGGGTGTCGACTCGTCGGTCATGGCTCTGTTGCTGCATCGAGCGCTGGGGGATCGACTGACCTGCATCTTCGTGAACAACGGCGTGCTCCGCAAAGGCGAATCCGATCAGGTCCTGACCTCGTTCCGTGATGGCTATCACCTGGATGTTCGCTACGCCGATGAGGCCGATCGGTTTCTCGGGAGGCTCGCCGGTCTCGACGAGCCGGAGGAGAAGCGCAAGGCGATCGGCGAGACGTTCATCGAGGTCTTCGAGTCGGAAGCCCGCGAACTCGGCAACATCCGTTTCCTGGCCCAGGGAACGATCTACCCCGACAGGATCGAGTCGGCGTCGGTTCGCGGACCGTCGGCCACCATCAAGACCCATCACAACGTCGGCGGACTCCCCGAGCGGATGGAGTTGGAACTCGTCGAGCCGCTACGAGATCTGTTCAAAGACGAGGTTCGTCAGCTGGGTGAGGTGCTGGGACTCAGTCACGAGTTCGTCTGGCGTCACCCGTTTCCGGGACCGGGACTCGCCGTGCGAATCCTCGGGGAGGTCACGGCAGAGCGCGTTGCACTCCTGCAGGCGGCCGACGCGATCTTCATGGACGAACTCCGCGAGTCCGGATTGTACGAGAACACGGC